A region of Culicoides brevitarsis isolate CSIRO-B50_1 chromosome 1, AGI_CSIRO_Cbre_v1, whole genome shotgun sequence DNA encodes the following proteins:
- the LOC134833106 gene encoding histone-lysine N-methyltransferase, H3 lysine-79 specific isoform X2, which yields MIDQIDIREDDIFVDLGSGVGQVVLQMTAATPVKVCYGIEKADVPSRYAEDMSKHFLRWMRWFGKKYNDYHLIKGDFLADEHREKINSATIVFVNNFAFGPNVDHQLKERFADLKDGARIVSSKSFCPLNFRITDRNLSDIGTIMHVSEMTPMKGSVSWTGKPVSYYLHIIDRTKLERYFQRLKTKGNDNGNDYVVGRSGSRDKGKRVTLMDDTSTESETGGDVTGATTRKAWSDYCKGKSSQSEEENNNAHRSSSTGVAKKRRKITRPKTTNQTNRAAQQAQGTTKKATKGGRVKKGKAKRPLRISGLDLLHNQTVLSTSESLIGKKLPPARGCIDQQLSSIAGTMVHEELEIPAAPLETPYALQILMDVFKTQMMNFLNSMRTPTYKDNLNDQISKERERNQRLLNRAGQLEKQIRVLIDDSVILLKARMNELGINTTSQNDLLCKAKEIVGRHKELQVMAAKLQSQVTAIEKDQNQMVLAHVKKLADKHLKTPLNGEELELNASASQELILKEIANTLSQRKKLHAQVSTLESELDIIEKSAAERKVVLQSTPVMPIPPPSNVSDRHASVTASTKPGNQHSATSSSSSGKSNRKNRENRARSQDWPDIPDVGKIEESNPEVLAQKILEKGRQIEAGKFSATSTTSSGSSKSHKNDESSSKKHPHHPVDSALMPAPPMVSKQQHRNMAQNVPASKYQQQPANLPPSPTPTTPQTASGKLQDSPHKVVNFEDRLKSIITSVLQGQEQAPSPNKQPSQGQMPPQGQIHPEMAHLKKQQQQNSQIIYQQNAASQGQGHHNKGSSSSSYMGHNRESPIQHLPPGTHHLTASTTITPTSGIPYKQQMQQHTSTKISPQSKYGPNPAANPQGSLQYAKNLSLSISPTTTMPHDPHPSPNNVMYHQYQGPHGMDPHHKVEFKAPENYRERQYMGVMVMDHQNNPTASQPVRINIPPQQDMPEYISGRSSDPNSRASYVTVTNQQSHSRPSSSSSQPDYTQVSPAKMALRRHLSQEKLVQQLPPGVQLSSSSKTIGDLVNGEIERTLEISNQSIINAAVNMSTMLGPQGTNGAPNANPNHTVINTNIQRPERVSVRMMEEAAAAAANAYQIQQPSYSPISRPNSRELDKSPVNPHAQSNLATLAHVATYSQQKTSYAASSSSSTSHHGNASGSKQLISPRNAQYSSSSNTTVVYQSTRDRGNSQYSEGGRRGEERYMALPRAEMKFGMESYYTDDHKPPPMLAQQQHVKQQQTRDLMLHDEQQQRMIREENRRMRCVDEESKPLEGLAASLQARIVAQMQVKEEQDVRQRPDMMMQSSHIKTEGGLKRTSPLIQSHTRPPKLMYADVPETIMNPELLHPGRSNVTVGPLMSPEINSLTADDKHNVVRSRHDDDDVPDDESHWQDRVSSGFDRLVAFASTELDKTRRSIEDAGPPNSCNTSPDSGIAHSDGRTFLSSSSSSGSHLELPMVVRGSGTYAHHHHHMHHQQSSSTSSSGGLLKTTTVPIIKSSPAGEPLLDNQPPRTPSPSETSESPPIIFNHHASAASQIPVTNSLKIPLKYQRQKITSEKHFKKKFRERNWEEYEDSSYARGEAGTNAEGESSRHKHKSAKFRPKGKDWHWDNE from the exons ATGATCGACCAGATCGACATCCGCGAAGACGACATTTTTGTCGATTTGGGCTCGGGCGTCGGACAAGTTGTGCTCCAAATGACAGCAGCAACACCCGTCAAAGTTTGTTACGGCATCGAAAAGGCGGATGTGCCATCGCGATACGCTGAGGACATgagcaaacattttttgcgATGGATGCGATGGTTCGGCAAGAAATACAACGACTACCATTTAATCAAGGGAGACTTTTTGGCGGACGAACAtcgcgaaaaaattaattctgccACGATTGTTTTCGTCAATAACTTTGCGTTCGGTCCAAATGTGGATCATCAGTTGAAAGAACGCTTCGCAGATCTCAAGGACGGTGCTCGAATCGTGTCCTCGAAGAGTTTTTGTCCCTTGAATTTCCGCATTACGGATCGGAATCTCAGCGATATCGGGACAATTATGCATGTGAGTGAAATGACGCCGATGAAAGGATCGGTTTCGTGGACCGGGAAGCCAGTTTCGTATTATTTGCACATCATTGACCGCACAAAACTCGAACGGTACTTCCAGCGACTCAAAACTAAGGGAAATGACAACGGAAATGATTACGTAGTTGGTCGCAGTGGTTCACGAGACAAAGGAAAACGCGTTACTTTGATGGATGACACATCAACGGAGAGCGAAACGGGAGGCGATGTCACGGGAGCAACAACCCGCAAAGCATGGTCCGACTACTGCAAAGGCAAAAGTAGTCAATCGGAGGAAGAAAACAACAATGCGCATCGTTCCAGTAGTACAGGCGTTGCTAAAAAACGACGCAAAATTACGCGACCCAAAACGACAAATCAGACAAATCGTGCAGCGCAACAAGCTCAAGGTACAACGAAAAAAGCGACAAAAGGCGGGCGCGTCAAAAAAGGCAAAGCAAAACGTCCCTTGCGCATCAGCGGGTTAGATCTCTTGCACAATCAAACGGTTCTAAGTACCTCGGAGTCGCTTATTGGCAAGAAATTACCGCCGGCACGTGGTTGCATCGATCAACAACTCTCCTCGATCGCTGGAACAATGGTGCATGAAGAGCTCGAAATACCCGCGGCACCTTTGGAGACCCCATATGCACTCCAAATCCTCATGGATGTCTTCAAAACTCAAATGATGAACTTTTTGAACAGCATGCGAACGCCCACGTACAAAGACAACCTCAACGATCAGATCTCAAAGGAGCGCGAACGCAACCAACGCTTGTTAAATCGTGCCGGGCAGCTCGAAAAACAGATCCGAGTCCTAATTGACGACAgtgtcattttattaaaagctcGTATGAACGAATTGGGCATAAATACCACGAGCCAAAATGACTTGTTATGCAAGGCAAAGGAAATTGTGGGACGTCACAAGGAACTCCAAGTGATGGCAGCCAAGCTACAAAGTCAGGTAACGGCAATCGAGAAGGATCAGAACCAAATGGTGTTGGCccatgtgaaaaaattagcaGATAAACATCTCAAAACGCCCCTAAATGGCGAGGAATTGGAATTAAATGCCAGCGCATCGCAAGAACTCATCCTAAAAGAGATCGCCAACACCTTGTCGCAACGCAAAAAGTTACATGCGCAAGTCTCCACGCTCGAAAGTGAGTTAGATATCATCGAAAAATCCGCTGCCGAACGAAAAGTCGTCTTACAAAGCACTCCCGTAATGCCAATTCCCCCACCGAGCAACGTTTCCGATCGACATGCATCTGTCACTGCTTCAACTAAGCCTGGGAATCAACATTCAGCGACTTCCTCCTCATCGTCGGGTAAATCCAATCGCAAAAATCGCGAGAATCGAGCTCGATCTCAAGATTGGCCCGATATTCCTGACGTCGGCAAGATCGAAGAAAGTAACCCTGAGGTCTTAGCGCAGAAAATTCTCGAAAAGGGACGTCAAATTGAAGCTGGAAAGTTTTCGGCGACATCAACGACGTCCTCTGGCTCAAGCAAATCCCACAAAAATGACGAAAGTAGTAGTAAAAAGCATCCGCATCACCCGGTTGATAGTGCTTTGATGCCTGCGCCGCCCATGGTTAGTAAGCAACAACATCGAAATATGGCGCAAAATGTTCCGGCATCGAAATATCAACAACAACCGGCGAATCTCCCACCTTCTCCAACGCCAACGACGCCACAAACGGCATCCGGGAAACTCCAGGACTCCCCGCACAAAGTTGTCAACTTTGAAGATCGGCTCAAAAGTATCATCACTTCCGTGTTGCAAGGACAGGAACAAGCCCCATCGCCAAATAAACAACCTTCTCAAGGTCAAATGCCTCCGCAAGGTCAAATTCATCCCGAAATGGCTCATTTGaagaagcaacaacaacaaaatagtCAAATTATTTACCAACAAAATGCAGCGTCGCAAGGTCAAGGTCATCATAACAAAGGATCATCTTCGTCCTCGTACATGGGACACAATCGGGAAAGTCCCATACAGCATCTACCTCCGGGAACGCATCACCTGACAGCATCAACTACCATCACACCCACCTCGGGCATCCCGTATAAGCAACAAATGCAACAGCATACATCGACAAAAATCTCGCCGCAGTCGAAATATGGCCCGAATCCCGCTGCAAATCCTCAAGGTTCATTACAATACGCGAAAAATCTCTCCTTGAGTATTTCCCCGACGACGACAATGCCTCATGATCCGCATCCCAGTCCAAATAACGTCATGTACCATCAATATCAAGGCCCCCATGGCATGGATCCGCATCACAAAGTTGAGTTCAAGGCACCGGAAAATTATCGGGAACGTCAATACATGGGCGTAATGGTGATGGATCATCAAAATAACCCGACGGCATCGCAACCGGTACGCATTAACATTCCGCCGCAACAAGATATGCCCGAATATATCAGTGGGCGTAGCAGTGATCCCAATTCCCGAGCGTCATATGTCACTGTGACAAATCAACAATCGCATTCGCGTCCCAGTTCGTCGTCATCGCAGCCGGATTACACGCAAGTATCTCCCGCGAAGATGGCTTTGCGACGTCATTTGTCGCAAGAAAAGCTCGTGCAGCAACTTCCGCCCGGCGTTCAACTTTCCTCAAGCTCAAAAACGATCGGGGATCTCGTAAATGGCGAAATTGAACGTACGCTTGAGATTTCGAATCAAAGTATCATCAATGCTGCTGTCAATATGAGTACGATGTTGGGACCGCAAGGCACGAATGGAGCTCCAAATGCGAATCCGAACCATACGGTCATCAATACGAACATCCAGAGACCGGAACGTGTGAGTGTTCGAATGATGGAAGAAGCAGCAGCTGCTGCCGCGAATGCTTATCAGATCCAGCAACCGTCGTACAGTCCAATTTCGAGACCAAATAGTCGCGAATTGGATAAAAGTCCCGTTAATCCGCATGCTCAAAGTAATTTAGCGACTTTAGCTCACGTTGCAACTTATAGTCAACAAAAAACTTCCTATGCGGCGTCTTCGTCGTCCTCGACATCGCATCACGGAAACGCATCCGGGTCCAAACAACTGATTTCACCGAGAAATGCGCAGTACAGCAGTAGCTCGAACACGACAGTTGTTTATCAATCGACACGTGATCGCGGCAATTCGCAATATTCCGAGGGCGGAAGACGCGGCGAAGAACGTTACATGGCACTTCCGAGAGCTGAAATGAAATTTGGCATGGAGTCGTATTACACGGATGATCATAAGCCGCCGCCGATGTTGGCGCAACAGCAACACGTGAAGCAACAACAAACGCGGGATCTGATGTTGCACGATGAGCAGCAGCAACGCATGATTCGCGAGGAAAATCGACGGATGCGGTGTGTGGATGAAGAAAGTAAACCGTTGGaag gcttgGCAGCATCGTTACAAGCAAGAATAGTTGCCCAAATGCAAGTTAAAGAAGAGCAAGATGTACGTCAACGTCCTGATATGATGATGCAGTCGTCCCATATTAAAACtgaag gagGCCTCAAACGAACATCTCCCCTGATCCAATCGCATACACGCCCACCCAAACTGATGTATGCCGATGTGCCCGAAACCATCATGAATCCCGAATTGTTGCATCCGGGTCGCTCCAATGTCACCGTTGGACCTCTCATGAGTCCCGAAATCAACTCGTTGACGGCCGATGACAAGCACAACGTGGTGCGCTCAAGACACGATGACG ATGACGTGCCGGACGACGAATCGCACTGGCAAGATCGCGTCAGTTCTGGCTTCGATCGTTTGGTTGCCTTTGCCTCCACTGAACTAGATAAGACACGGCGCTCCATTGAGGATGCCGGACCACCAAACAGTTGCAATACATCGCCAGACTCGGGTATTGCACACAGTGATGGTCGCACATTTTTGTCTAGCTCGTCGTCGAGCGGGTCGCATCTCGAGTTGCCCATGGTGGTGCGTGGCAGCGGCACTTAtgcccatcatcatcatcacatgcATCATCAGCAATCGTCGTCGACGTCATCAAGTGGCGGTTTACTGAAAACCACAACGGTGCCCATCATCAAGTCGAGCCCGGCAGGCGAACCCCTGCTCGATAATCAACCGCCACGAACCCCAAGCCCCTCGGAAACGTCAGAAAGCCCACCAATTATCTTTAATCATCATGCAAGCGCCGCATCGCAAATTCCCGTCACAAACAGCTTGAAGATCCCGCTGAAGTAccaacgacaaaaaatcacatccgagaaacattttaagaaaaaattccgtGAACGCAACTGGGAAGAATACGAAGACAGCTCGTATGCCCGCGGAGAGGCCGGAACCAATGCGGAAGGCGAATCATCGCGACACAAACACAAATCGGCAAAATTCCGACCGAAAGGCAAGGATTGGCATTGGGATAACGAATAA